The Drosophila biarmipes strain raj3 chromosome X, RU_DBia_V1.1, whole genome shotgun sequence genome includes the window GTCACTTTTTATTTGGTGTTTTCAAAtcccaaaattattttaaaactctgATGGTTAAAAATGttgctaaaagtatgctacaagaAATGTGTTcccctaaaatattttatagcatacttttagacattttCTTTTGTGGTTTCCAATCTCTAGTTGCTTTCAATTCATATGATTTATACTAAATATTAATCCCAATTCCCAGACCACGTTGGCCAGATCAAGCACGATCTGACCCCCAGCTTCGTGCCCAGCGCCAGCAACGTGCCCGTGTGGATCGTCAAGCCCAACGGCCAGAAGGTCGACTGCAAGCTGAACAACTACGTGGAGACCGCCAAGGCCCAGCCCGGATTCGGCGAGGATGAGGTCACCATCGTCCTGACCGGTCTGCCCCAGAGCAGCGCCGCCCAGAAGAAGGCCATGCGCAAGCTGGTCCAGGCCTACGTCCAGAAGTACaacctccagcagcagcagaagaacgcccaggagcagcagcagcagcagaagagcGGCGACTACGACTACACCAGCAGCGAGGAGACCGCCGACCAGTGGAAGTCGGCCAAGGCTTCCAGCGGCGATTTGATCGTGAGTACAGGCGGTTTGTTTTGGGACCTCCTTTAAAAGAAGTGGATTCCCCTTGTCATTAATAATCAGGGATTCTGGAGGTTTTCTAGGGATTTGAAGAACTATTACCCTAATTTTCATTCAAAGTCTCAAtctctatatatttttcattatcaATATTTCCAATATATTTTGCATAGAACATATTTTAGAGACCCCGTCTTATGAAAAATTTCTGGGGATTTGAAGAACTATTACCCAAATTTCACAATTCAATCATTTTTGGAGGTCTCCAATCtctatacatatattattcaaaaatttttgGAGTTTTCAAATCTctagatttttgttttaatatttccaatatATTTAGCATAACATATATTTTAGAGAGTGTAAATCCCTGTTAGGTAAAAACCCACTTTCCTATCCCTAGAAACCTTTAGCTTTCGaactttgttttaatatttaaactgaaattcaaattcaaggGAAAGACCACCATATGATCATTAGTAAAAGTCTTCTGAAAAGGTAGCATCCACCTTTTGCAGAAGCTTTCAAAAACAAGGTTAAAGTTAGCAAACAGCAAAAATAGTTCTCTGCCGCTGCTCtgaccacacacacacagtacACAATTTTAGGGATAGCCATATCATATTCGTTACCATAACATTTTGTTGATCTGACTTGCAGATCATCGACCTCGGCTCCACCCTGACCAACTTCAAGCGCTACGCCATGCTGGATGTGCAGAACACCGGCGCCATGATCGGCCAGACCCTCGTCGAGCTGACCGACAAGGGAGTGGCCCAGGAGATCATCCACCTGATCGGCCAGGGAATCAGCGCCCACGTGGCCGGTGCCGCCGGCAACAAGTTCACCGCCCAGACCGGACACAAGCTGCGCCGCATCACCGGCCTGGACCCCGCCAAGGTGCTGTCCAAGCGTCCTCAGACCCTCGGCGGCCTGTCCCGCGGCGATGCCGACTTCGTCGACGCCATCCACACCTCGTCCTTCGCCATGGGCACCCCCATCCGCTGCGGTGACGTGGACTTCTACCCCAACGGACCCTCCGTCGCCGTCCCCGGCTCCGAGAACGTGATCGAGGCCGTGGCCCGTGCCACCCGCTACTTTGCCGAGTCCGTGCGCCCCGGCAGCGAGCGCAACTTCCCCGCCGTGCCGGCCAACTCCCTGAAGCAGTACAAGGAGCAGGACGGCTTCGGCAAGCGCGCCTACATGGGCCTGCAGACCGACTTCGATCTGCGCGGCGACTACATCCTGGAGGTCAACCCCAAGAGCCCCTTCGGCCAGCGCAGCCCCGCCTACAAGCAGGTCGCCTACCACGGCGTCCACCACGGCCAGAACTAGGGCCCCACCCATGTGTACCATGCAGTTCGATCGCCACGCACTATCTGATACTCAGAGAACCCGCAAACGTAGGCTAGTTTGAAAAATCCATTAAACGaccgaaaaaagaaaaaaactaaaaaaaaactccataaaaataaaagctgcaaattctcaaaaaaaaaattgtattacatGAAAAGGGGTTACAATTTTGacaagaaatatttgaattcagattattagagaattcaattacgaagaggtatcccacttcaaaatcagAGTCCAATAACCCAAGTTATGGAGACTttaagtgcagttttgggtcacCATTCTGAAAACATTGGAAATagaacatgaaaatgtgtCAAAATTGTGACTCTCTtcgaaaagaaatatttaaatgcagattattagagaattcaaccacgaactcgttgaggtatcccacttcaaaatcagAGTCCAATAACCCAAGGTATGGAGACTtcaagtgcagttttgggtcacCAATCTGAAAACCCGTAGAAATAccgaaaaatcgaacatgaaaatgggtcaaaattgtgaCCCTCTTTGAAAGGAAATATTTGACTGTATATCATTGAAGAATTCATccacgaactcatagaggtatcccacatgaAAATCTCAGtccaataactcaagttatggactctttaaatgcagttttgggtcaccagtctgaaaaccattggaaataccgaaaaatcgaacatgaaaatgggtcaaaattgtgaCCCTCttcgaaaataaatatttaaatgtagataattaaagaatttaagcacaaactcatagaggtatcccacttgaAAATCGTAGTctaataactcaagttatggactcttcaagtgcagttttgggtcacCAGTCtaaaaaccattggaaataccgaaaaatcgaacatgaaaatgggtcaaaattgtgaCCCTCTTTgaaaggaaatatttaaatgtagataattaaaaaatttaagcacaaactcatagaggtatcccacttgaAAATCGTATtccaataactcaagttatggactcttcaagtgcagttttgggtcaccagtctgaaaaccattggaaataccgaaaaatcgaacatgaaaatgggtcaaaattgtgaCCCTCTTTGAAAGGAAATATTTGACTGTATATCATTGAAGAATTTATccacgaactcatagaggtatcccacatgaAAATCGGAGTCCAATAACCCGAGTTATGGAGACTttaagtgcagttttgggtcacCATTCTGAAAACACTGGAAATAGAGAATAAtagaacatgaaaatgggtcaaaattgtgaCCCTCTtcgaaaagaaatatttaaatgtagattattagagaattttagcacgaactcatagaggtatcccacttgaAAATCGGAGtccaataactcaagttatggaatattTAAGTCCAGGTTTGGGTCAGCAATTGGTTTCAGggaaaaattcaacaaaaaatggcctcgtaaaaaagaaaaaggtgaatacaaaattttagcacaaattcatagagatatcccacgtctaaatctaGATCTAAAATCTCAAGTTGTGGATAATAGAAGTGCAGCTTTGGGGTTTCCATtctgaaaataatattgtataTTCTGTTCAAGGGTCCTTTAAGATCAAAAAAGTTGCCCTTTTAGAAAACACTCCTGATGCCCTAAGTGGTAAAGCGAGACGGATATACACACTTACAGGTAGGCTGGGTTGAAGTGGGAGTGAGGCAACTAGTGGCGGGGCCCACTTGAAGTGCAGTCAGCTAGGAAGTGTACTTAGTTTACCGTTAGCTTTTGAACACCGCTCGCCAACCTGTGCAAACTCAATTGTTTCTCTATTTTCGGGGCATGCGCGGTGTAAATGTCAAAGTTGAACTTCATCACATGTAATAGACAAGCGATAGAGCAGGAAGGGCAGTGAGCACGGTAGTTCCCACAAAAAGGGAAGGGAGATAGGGCGATGGAGTGACAGGAGCGGAATGTCAAGAGATGGCGTCTTTTGTTTGAGCTTGTCGTGACATGTTTGCTTTGGCTCTGGCGGCACGGAATACGTCGTAATAGCTAGCTGAAGCTTATCGCCGAACCGTGCACCTAGAAAAGAGGGAAATGCCTTCTCGCTCCCGGCTGCCAGCTTCCCCAACCCCCTAGTTTTTTGCAAAGCCTGCAGCCTGCTTTCTCTCGACGCCTTTCTCCCGAGGAGAGCGCACAAGGACGCCGGGACGTTGGCATTTCGCGGGGACCTCCAAGTTTCTTGCAGGAATTACACTTGTATTATTCATTGGCCGATATGCATAAATCCAATTTACGAAACCCCCGTTTCCAGTCTCGGCAGCTGGGTCCCCGCGGAGGAGAGAGAGAAAGCATTTCGCTGGCGTCTTCTCGCGCGCTTTTGTTGCGCACAATTTGAGTGACGGGGTGTTCCGAAAAGCGAAcgatttgtttaaaatatccctaaaaattttataaaatacataattaGAAATATAATAACATAACATCTTAGAATCGGTCAAAGGAAACACTCCATGAATTTTTTATGgcttatcaaaaaaaaatatctgaagAAATTAGTTTAAAGGTCTTTACAGTTTATCACTCATACGTACTGTTGtcatcaaaaaaatttattttaatctgaGACTATTTAAGactatttttcaaaatatttttcacagtaaatttgttatttaaaaatgaaaaaccaaTGCTTTTGGATTTCATTTTAACTGACACACGTGTCGTAtaagtaatttatttactatttaaatacatgtcataattttttgttatagTACTTATGGATAAGACTAAGATTATTGTTTTTAACCAAcccactttttttatttttaaatatgtacatTGTACACAGATGAATGATTTGGCAACTCTGGAGATTTCCCGCTCAAACCGCTTTCCGGAACGccccctctctctctcgcgGGCGCTCTCTCCGCTGCGCTCTCTGCCTCTTGGCTTTTCTCAGCTGCTTTAGCCTCGTCTGCTTTCGGCGTTCGTTCAGTTTTTGGCGTTTGGTTGCTTCAGTATTTCAGTTCGgtatttcaatttcatttcagAACCGAACGAGCCGAGTCGCAAGTTGGCCGCCGCGCAGCGCGTGCTGTTTTTTTTCAGTGTGTACGTTTTGATTGCAAAAAGAAACAAGCAGAGGCGACGCTGAACACACTTTTCATCTGCGGCCTGGAGAAGCGCCCCGAGGAAAATAATGAATAGATAAATTGTGTTAATCGCCCCATCGAGCCAGCAAATACTCACTGTATATTTATACTCTCGCGTGCGTACTTCTTTTTGCTGCCCGTGGGCATCGCTCTTTGTTGCTAATTGTGCAGCTGCCCGCCTGCGAATGATAAAAATGTGAGTTTCCCCAGAATGTTGGTGCTTTTCGCGTTTGTTTGTtacgaaaataaatagtttattaaaaatgcgCAAAATTAAGGATAacggtgtgagtgtgtgtgtgtgtgtgtgtgtgtgggtggcaGCTGCGTAAATGCGTAAGCTGCGTggcgtatgtgtgtgtgtgtgtgttggctgTGGCCAGGTCTCAAGGTCCCGTTAGCTCTCTCCCACCTCTCCTGCTGCCCCACTCTGCTGCTCTCTTCtccaaacaacaacaagtctGTGATAAGAATTTTCCATGCGTAATGTTcacgttaagctttgttttgctttatttGTTTGGGTTTTCGCAGTTTTTCGAATGCAGGTTTTTCCCTCTAAGCggattacaattttaattacatacatatatttgcGGGAATGAAGTGGGATTTTGTAAGAGGTTTTTTCTGCATGCTAACGATCCTATTCCTCTGCAGTCTTTGAAAAGTAATGTGTATTTTAGGGTTTATGAagtaaaataccaaaaatatattaaactaaataaatcaATTGTTAGAAAATATCAAAGTCAAATGtataccaaagatatatattaattaattgctaTTATGTTAGATatgttaaattattattacattttcctGGGATTTTgggcatattttttaataaaagagtTTAAGATGTGTgataatgaatatttttaaattatcttgAAAATAAGCTaggctttaaataaatactaaaaatgttattttctagTATGTTTTAAAGCGAATTAGTTTTTTTCTactttgaataaataatagtTAATGTGATGTCATGGTTATCGAACTTttgaaagaaaagaaatagtTAATACTATATCAaggtatattttttagttatttctagcaaacttattaaaaaaaaataatacaaaatacattaaaaatgtaggGTCCAATCGTTTTTAAATAGCCATACTTTTATATGGAAGATCTCTATTTTAAGCTTATCTCGGGAACGCTTTTCACGtttgttatgtttttattttgctgctttatttacatataaattattaataagcCCAAAGCGTGCCACAGGTGTGCACAAAGGAGTGAGAGGGACAGGGAGAGAGGGAGAGTGGGGCAGAGAGAGATCCAGAGAGAGAAAGAGCGTGACCTTTTTGCTCTTTTTCGTCTAATTTAGCTCACTAAACTTGAGACTCGGATTTAATAGGCTTTTTTCTGCAACCTTTGCTCTCTTTACGTGCCCGCTGTTTTCGTCTCTGTCGCACACTTTCAGTTATTTCCGCCTTAGTGCGTCTcttgtttcttgtttttgttttcatttttattaccGCTTTTTTGCGCTTTTTCTACAcctttatttattgtattgtatttcttAGTCAATTACCAtggcaatttatttatcaGTTTGGCATTGTTTGCCACAATtgcgcaagtttgttttccccgcatttggcattttttatttgtgcacTATTTGAGCAACGTTTGCCAGACTCAATAAAAAAGGTTTCCCGAGAAATGGTGCactgcaaaaatatataatttttaattcaaaaacgCTCAAAACATCTTATTTAATACCTTTGTTCTCTTAtaccattaaaaatgtatcaaaatttatttttgaatattctatatattttatttataattttattaatggcTTTCTCTTGTTGTGTTTTTTCCCGTGTACACCCTTGCTTTACCCTTTGGTcacatcataaaaaaaattgctaaGCCGAGGGACAAAATCCATCATAAACACAACCACATTGAAGGCTACGTGCACTTTGGCCAGCTTTTTTATAGCCAacatatgtgtgtgtttgtaatttgtttattgatgCACAGTGGTtcgaatattattttgtttctgCTACTTTTAGGGAAAGTATaggtttttatattattaactCCCCTTTAAGAAGCGTAAATCTAATCACAGAGCAtacacaaattttttattattaccaTAAAAGAAGCTCTGCTGTAATAAATCTTATCACTGAAAGCCTTTTCTCATCATGATTATTCACATAGCTTATCTTTATCAACTCGAAATTTaatccattttaatttttacattccTTTGTTTGTTTCTAGAGATATAAGATCGTGCGATGAAGAACTTAAATTCCTTAACTCGCTTAAATAAATGTTCTTatcatcaaaaaatattaaaatctttaaaatgtagGGTtcttttacatatttaaaaaaaaatgtaacttgactttaattttatttcgttttataTTGATCAGTAAACATATAATTTGGAATACCTAGTAGAGAActgtttctttttatttatctcTCCAAAACGGATGATCCAATTCCAGTAACCCTTGACCCAGGGTGGCAAAGAAAATCTGTCGGCGCATTTTCTGTGTcacaaaatgtaattatgcTAAGAAGGCGAAGGGTGGCAAacgaggggcgtggcaggttgGGGTGGCAAAAGAAAGCGGTTGCCATATTGTTGGGGCTTACAGTTGGGCTAAGGCCTGCCATGTAACTGCCATGACATAAACATGTGCAAGTCTGTGTTCGTGCTACTTTTCCCCTCTGCCCGCTGTGCCCAATAATTATTGATTGACTGCCCCTCATTATTGTGCCTCTGGTCGAAGCATCCCCTTTCCCACTTTCACTCTaacatatgtttaaaaatacattgtaCGCACATcttatcaaaatcaaataatatgCAATATTTTAGAGAAGTTTACGAGcttataacaataaaaattaatggcAAATGTTTAATGTTAAATTATTGCTGTCActcatatataatataatataatataaatatagttcacatattgtaataaaaaattaattgttttaaagttacattatttttaacacCTGTTTGCTAATGGAAACACTTACTTAGCTTTGCCATAGAGCACAATTTGCAACCATTTAGAATTTCCCCCACCCAATTTCCCGACCATCACACAATAAGCACCAATTAA containing:
- the LOC108023961 gene encoding vitellogenin-3 → MMSLRLCLLASCLLVAAHASKDAQLKPSKWLSASDLESVPSLNDITWERLENQPLEQGAKLIEKIYHVGQIKHDLTPSFVPSASNVPVWIVKPNGQKVDCKLNNYVETAKAQPGFGEDEVTIVLTGLPQSSAAQKKAMRKLVQAYVQKYNLQQQQKNAQEQQQQQKSGDYDYTSSEETADQWKSAKASSGDLIIIDLGSTLTNFKRYAMLDVQNTGAMIGQTLVELTDKGVAQEIIHLIGQGISAHVAGAAGNKFTAQTGHKLRRITGLDPAKVLSKRPQTLGGLSRGDADFVDAIHTSSFAMGTPIRCGDVDFYPNGPSVAVPGSENVIEAVARATRYFAESVRPGSERNFPAVPANSLKQYKEQDGFGKRAYMGLQTDFDLRGDYILEVNPKSPFGQRSPAYKQVAYHGVHHGQN